The window gacaaaaatgtattttttttaaagataaattaattattgttatttttgtttttgtatgttCTGATCTTTTGGTCTACTTTTTCACAGAGTTTTGACTATCCACTTTATTCCTTTTCATCATAATCTCATCTCTTGCCTTTTTCCATCAATTATTCCAAATAcatcaacaaaaaagaaaaagaagaaaaaagaaaaaagaatttattttcttacttatttatttatttgtttgttttaaataataaaaagaaaaccaccTTGGCCTCATCATTTGTTTCCAGCTTTGTTTGgtccatttcttctcctttttgaatgttttaaaaatcttcTCATCTTCCCTCCCCCACCcccccaaaagaaaaatcctttttatttcatctcaaTTTCCCCAATTTCTCTCTGTTCTTCCCTTTAATTCCCaaaatttcttcatcaatttcccttaaaaaaaagagagaaaaacattcaatttgatttcttaCCTCTAACTCCCAACAATGGCTGATGAACTCCACCAATCAGACCCACCGTCCTCTCCCTCGCCgtcgccgccgccgccgccgctgCCGCCTCGACAGTTAGcgaaagaagaacaagaagaagtcAATCCAGAAATCAAATCCAAGTCTCGATGTAAGAACAACACCTTCTTTGGCAGACATAGAATCACAGCAGCCATAAACAGACTCcaaaatgaaatcaatatCATCAAAGTAAATCGCTATTTCATAGATTTTACCTTAATCGCTTTGCcatttccccttttttttttctctctcgtGATAAATCGTTGTGAAATGATGCAGGAAGAATTGCAACAGCTCGAGAATATTGGTGAATCTTCTACCGTCTGCGCAGGGTAAGTAAGAAGaagattaataaaattcattagGGTTTCAAAAAAATCTCTAATTCGTTTAGAAATTAGAATCAATCGTCTTCTCCATTTCTTTAGggctttaatttctttctttacctATTTTCCGTACAGATTCATCTCCAGCGTTGAATCGATTCCAGATCCTTTGCTTCCAGAGTAAGAACATCATATCGCCATTAACATTAGTTCTTTATCTTATCATCTTagaatataaatgaaaatttcttgCACTAATCGAGCAAGAATGTTCGGAAACATACAGAACAATCGGTCCGACGGATGTGAACTGGGACCAGTGGTTCCGAGGAGCTCATGGCAGTCGGAATCACAGACGGTGGATCTGATTCCGGTGAAAGAGAGAGATCCAGTTTTGCAAGTCGCGGTTGATTTATAGGGTTCTGacatcatcttctttttttctgttgATCGATTGCCGCCATAACCACAAtgtggagaagaagaagaagaagaagagaagactTCAACTTGGGGAATTGAAACGACGACGTCGCAATCGGATCGTGTgtaaaagttcttttttttctcttcttttgaatTAATACGATTTTTTCTCCTCCGAATTTAACTTTACCGTTCGACTTAGTTTCAttcgttttgttatattattaaatgttaaaatattttccgTTCCTTAAACTTtccttaaaataataattaaaccaaaataatttccctaataataatttagtcacTTTTTAACTTACAACTACAATGgtttagtttttcttatatttaaatttataacaatttacccataatgattttttgaatttttagtccaattccatcaacaaaaacaagatttaaaaggttatatatttgtaatttttaaattttggttctatttttaaacatcataacaaagaaataaaatttgaaggcaTAGGTAATgtctttaattaaatcttaaaaaacaacaagaaagaaggaaattaTTAGCAAGCAAATAAAGCTTTAACTTCTTAACTTTAGTTAGTACAATTAAGTCGACCATTATACTTTATAGTACTTCAATCTTGGGAgggttttcaaaaaaaaaaatatttacgtttcataaaaaaaaaatcacttaaaaaaattcattgcACTTCATTTGTAGGAGtaaatatttgtcatttttttaaattttttattgagattaaaattatcattttatacACATATCATTtctaaattgataatttatttttttatagttttagatatttctacaatatttttttttcaacaaaaactaacttattattgatttaaaagtttagagatcaAATTTATATCTACCTAGACGGTAACATTTATAAAGTTTTAGGAATTATAagtgtttataaaaataaaaaaagaaaagaaagtgacATGCTTTATTAATATGAATAATGtgaaaactaaactaataaaCCTATCTGTTTtggtttaaatataaaatttaatgaaaggATATTGTCAAGAGATTCATAAGTTGTTACTTTTTCCACTTATAATAAATCCACAAACTTTATGTTCAACTTTTGCTTTCgtctcttaattattttattaccaCAGAAGAAAGTGTTTTATAAGcctataaattttgtatttcaatatatctaaaatattatttttttcaaaaaataatttttatatttaagaaaggacggtataaatcataaaaaatgatagaCGGCCTCAAATGCAATGAAGTGTTTGAAAATGGATGAAGTTAGTTGAATAAGAGAACGTTGGTAAATTTACCAAAgacaaaaatgatttattcGATATTATGGATGATTAGTTATAAAGGGACCGTTTCGTTTTTGGTGTTAAGTAATTGTTATGTTGAAAATATATgcgaaatataaataaatgtagaataaactaaattgtATCTCGAACTCTCACTTTTACCTCTTAGAACTAATTAAAGTAATTGTTCATAAAATAGCAAATAAGTCGTAGGACAAAAAAGACAAACGAcataaaaaactataatagAGGCTGCCCTAAATTTGGGCATTCAATATTCTACTACGATTGAATTGTCAACACCTTATCTCGTGTTACAAATCTTCGTTTTTAATAACCAAATACGAACTATTTGATTTCAACTAATACAATCGagagtaatttaaaataaacaatcaaaGAAACCCTAAACTCAATTCCTCCTCGTCAATTCTCTCGTGATTCTTAGCCTTCTTGGGCAATTTCTACCTCATACTTTATGCTTCCTTTGATATAGAATTCAAccacctattttttttttttttttacttgaaattgccttcaaaattaaacaattatacTTTTGCTTATGGGTAGAGAACAAAAATGGTGGGTTGGAAATTCCAATTTACTAACatattaatctaaaaaattgCACTAGATGAAAAAAGcaatgataaaaaagaaaacagttaATAGCATATCTCAtcacaaatatgacaagtaaatAGATATATTACACGACTATccgtttttaaatttactatttttataatttagaaaatatgatgacataaactttattatcataaacaTATGTACGTGAgaccaaatttgaaagaagaaaaaagagagaaaaaaatctgATTTTATTTGTGCTTTTGAAGTGTGAAACCAATAGGAAGAAATGACAGGTGAATGTGTTTGAGTTGTTCCACTAAAGTCCATGTAGGTAGACAATTAAAAGatgtaaaagataaatatcTTATGTCTTCCCTTCTtatccataattttttctactttatattcattttgtaccatatgtttttttttataaataaaaatgagacatttttaaatattataaaatgttgATAGAATGTGAAATTTTATGTAATAGTTTTGTgataaatacaagaaaaagaaagacagactcttcataaaataaaaggtcAAATcgttattttcatttcaaataaataaaggtcaaattgtgtaatatatattttatattgcaTTAATGGATAGATTGAAATTGTATTCATCaacattagaaaaattctaCATGTTTGGTGAGGTTgttaaagaatttgaaaaagattaaatattacTTTGACGTAAAATAATCGTTTGGTAGTTACACAATGATCGAGTAACTTTTGGATCTTCTACTTAAATGTAAAGTATTTTTATGGAAGTATTAGGTAAGAAAATATGAACCACAAGCTTGTTAGTAGCTGACTCGTATATATGTTAACTATGCTTGATTtgacaacatttttattaaattggaCAAGAGTAACATTTTGACATCAACAAGAGATGCTAAACTcatagaaaatgatacattACATTACCATTAAGGTACTCAATTCCAACTatacattttacttttcttcaaCTAAACCCAATTGTGAAGGTAAAATTCTAATACAATAGCATTTGGTATTATATCGAAGATGTGGAAGgcgaaacaaagaaaagtgagaaaaaaatgttcacATAAAgcccaaataaataaaaatattaataaaagttgaaacGTCATTCAAAGACTTGATACCTTCCATTGCtacatcatttttctttaggttaaaagtaacttttaaacttaattttcagTAAAGTAATAAGTTAATCCTTGAATTTGGttccaaactttcaatttagttcttaTGTAGTAAACTTTTAAGATTTGTAACTATTGTGAAAATTAGTGTGAAACTTTACCAAAGCTTTCTTGCATGAATGAACTAAGAGACTAATGGGAATAATGTTGTGAAATACAATGATGTAACATTTACtgatttctttaaaacatTTCAATTAACAAGATTGATGTTACtttaaatattaacaataCACTCTTCAATTacataaaggaagaaaatgaaacttattttcaacaataaaACTGTtggaaatatttacaaatatggtAAAATGTTCTAGTTGattgcaaatattttttcttacaaatatgatattggtaaatattttggtttattttcttaGATATGAAAAGGGCGGAAGAAAAAGCAAgacaacttaaaaaaaagaaaagaaaaaagaatgagaagagAAGTAAAATCTTTTAGACACTTccattaaaaagtaaaaactcaaaaagttTTACATGTTTACAACAAAATCCATGTAATCTATGTATACATCAATCAACTCtctaagaaaggaaaaaaggtaaaatataaaatgaacaaaggaaggaaggaaggaaggaaggaaggaaggaatgTTACTCACCTTAACAGTGCCAGCTTTTACAAGACCAAGCAAGAAGCAAACTATGAAAACAATCTGTTGCTTGATAACTCCCACGATATGAACACAAGGGGATATTATATCAAGCCCAAGACAACGATCAAATTCGAGTTCCGTGGTGTATTATAATTATGTCGTTTCATCTGTGCgtaccttttcttcttcactaaTTAAGTTTGCAGATTCCGTTTGTTCGATGGCCTCCTGAATCTCAGAAATTGTCTCTGCGTCCACGTTGCTGGTGAGTACTATTGGGTCACTAGTGCTTCTTGGTTTTATAGAACCAACAGGTGGACTGCCATGCCCAGAGACTTGTTCCTCTGATTGATTGGACCGATTTAAGACTCGACAATGTGGGCAGTAGTAGGTAATGAATGGGAAATCTTCCTTCTTGACAAGTCCTACAAAGgataaaaaaagagatgaaattatAGTATTCCCTGTGGATTTTGTTCGACTCGAAAACGGAAGTGTGTGTATTTTCACGTTTATAGACGCATAAAGATACAGACTCCTTCGGTTTGTGTATTGAAGAAAAGAGTGTGGTTTAAAGGGTAGAGAGTAGGATTCACTCACCATTGTGCATATGGCAGTTGCCACAGATGAGTGCATAAGATTGTGTTGGATCTTCTCCAACGAGCAGTGCGGCAATTCGAGCTAGCCATCCTCCATCATTTACAGCTGGTCCTTGGGGATTGTAATGACCGACAACCAACTGATTATGCTCAGAAGCATGAGGAGCATCGGATACTGCAGGACGGCGTGCTTCTTCCTCAATATGATGCAATGAAGCACTACCTGTACTGCTGGAACGGGAGTGACCTTGTTTTCTGTTTCGAAGCCCACCACCGGCTTGCACAAATTCAACATCATTGCTCTTCCCTGATGGAACATTAGGGTTGGACTCATCGCCCAAACGAACCTTTAAGCCTGAATCGGCTCCCATCTTGGAAGCCAATACAGTTGCAGCAGCAGCCTTTGCAGCAGGGTCGGGGTCATATCTCTGTCAAAGAAAAAGGGGTAAAAAACTAATATACAAGGATCCTCAAGGTCTAGGggatttgaagaaaaagaaaggctGCACAACTTTAGCTATATATTGTTCAATccagtttgaaaaataaacctCAGCAGAAAAGCCATAGAGAAACAAACGTGAAAAGAAACTGCAGGTTAATCATCTGCATAATTGTACTTCAAACCCCATAAGACAATCTTCGAAAAGACGGTTTCCAGAGCTTAGTAgaccttaaaagaaaaacaaggaatTTGCTACCCACAATTATATCAGAGAAGTTTGCGTGTTGTGTAGTTTCAGTCGGTTTACATCAATGTTAACTTACCTCCATATCTTAATATGAAAATCCAATTTAAAGAACGGATAACTTCCTACATACTTGGTTATTTTAAAGATGAGAAATTGAGCTTCAAAAGATTGCAATGGAGGCGCAAATAAGGTTAAAACCAATATGGGTCCCGATAGACAAAAGGGATCTGATATGGCAAGGAAAGTTACAGATTATAGAAATACCATGCTAAGAAACTCAAGAAAGAAGGTGGCAAAATATATTGGAAACAAAGTGTTACCTGGATGAGCTGCTGAGTAAtgtaataatttgttttctccTTAAGTTCATCAATTTTAGCTTGCCTCTCAGCTCGCAGCCTTTCAAGGGTTTTTTGGTCCTTCCTATCACCTATTATATTGCCAGTAAGTTATAGATTCAATATTGTTCCAACATAACACTAAGTTCCAATGTGCCAACAGAAGATTTAACATAAAGTCTTTGACAAATTACTAAAATCCAGGACAAAAAGgaattcaaacatcaaaatggCTTTCAGTTAAAACTCATAAGATACAAGCCACTGCAAAATCACTAGGATACTGCTGCAGAACAACAAGCATCCAAGTCTGCCAAAGTACAAAATTTGTATTACATGTCTACAGATATGCAGCTAACaagaaattaatgaaatggaaatagaaatagaaagaagCAGCACTACTAGAATCTGGATAGGCTTTAAGTGCATTCATTCCACAGTGTCCGTTGTTAGAAACCAGATGACGAATACAATTGATCCTACAGGGTAACAGAAAACCTATAAACGCTATGTAGTACAGGTCATCAGTATAATCCCAGATAATTCTTGGCACAAGATTCTTAAAAAGCAAGTAAGACTTTTCTAGAGACATTAATCACTATAAAATAAGatgacaaaaataagaaaatacacAGACTATTTAAAACCAGACCGATTTGATAGTCTACATATTCAGCCTTCAAAGTGAGAGTTAATTATGATTCAACATATAACATATTCCCTGCAACAAttcaattgtttatatatCATCGCATTGGCAAAAAGtgtaaacaaaaagaaagattctTATGAAGGTGATCTTTCTAGGCACCTCCACCCTGGAAAACtgaataaaaatgacaaactGATTTCACAATTTACCATTGATTTGACAAAACAggataaaaattgaaaccatCTCTTGCGGTACTCGAAGTTCATCATGAAAGTTTGAACATCCACAGCAGATTTAACACACACTGTACTCACCCTTCATCagtataatattttttggaCATGCTTTAATCCCATAACTTCAGAAAAAATTCTTagaaaacttgtaatttagGTCAAAAGCATCTAACAAGCATTCTCTTAGATATAATCTATTCTTATTCCAGCTTAGGACTTTTGAGCTTCATCTTAAATTCATGCCACGGCATCATGTGCCAGCAGCAAGTAAACTCCTTTAATttagacacattttttttcaccagTTTCAGCACTAGATTACATGTGTGGTTAATCATTAATACAATCAATAATTAACAAGAAAGAGAATCAACGGAGACAACAAATAGAGAGTAAAGCACAAAATAAATCAAGGGGAAAAATAAACTCTATGGAGTAAATATAAtgtcaataaaagaaaatcacagACAGTCAAGTAGATACTTACACATTCTTGTGAAGCTAAGGAATGCCGTATAAGCCAGAGTCGACAATGCAGGCAAAAGAAACATGGGTAAAACTCTGAAAGCTCTCATCTTCCAGTTCAAATCTACAGTTCTTGTAGTTATGATAGCATAACAAACTGCAACAATCtgaaatataagaaattatagtaaatcattaaaaaaaatcctcagGACAGCAACACATCTAATTTCAATCCACAGATGAATTCAATCAATCAGAGGTATTTTCACTCCAAAAACATAAGACAATTCAGTCACATTGATATAAACTACAGCAATTGATATAGTAAAAGCAACCTAACATAGTCAATTTGAACAGTAACCCACGCTACAAAACATACTATTGTGATAAATACAACCAGACAAATAAACTCACCTCAAAAACGacagaaaatataataagatttCTAGCCATTCGTCGCCAAGTTAGGGATCTACGCTTCAACCTAGCAAGAACAGCAGCTTCTTCCTTGGAAATATGCTGAAGCCTCTTCTCAAAATCATCACCGCGTACACGGAATATACTATTCCAAAGCCGCGAGAAAATCCCCCGGGATTTCTTCTTCCTGCCAACATCCGCAACAGAATCCTTCTTCTCACCTTCTCCAGCGGCTTTTTCCTCTGCCATGTTATCCCGAATATACCTACAAAAACCTCAAGTCGTAAACACAAACACACGAGAATCCAAATCcataaacaattacaaaataaaacaaacaccAATTCGCCAGTGAATTCAAGTAATCAATCAAGtgatttttacaaaaaaaaaaaaaaaaaaaatcaaaccgaTTGATCAACAAGCATCAGTTCCTAAAACAAAGTAAATACCGGATGCGAAACATCCGGCAAACGgtcagaaaaaagaaaaagtaagaagGAGAAAGCAGTAGATCTAGAACATACCTGGAAATTGTTCGATCCGGATAGAATATGTTGTAATGAAAAATTCCACCAATCTTTCTCCTCTCCGGATCACAGAGGGAAAGAGAGCGAACAAGAAATGGAAATCAGAGACCGTGATGGAGACGTAAAGCTGCGAGAAAATCAATCACAAagagaaatagagagagagagagagagagagagagagagagagagagagagagagaagaactGTATCCTTCGCGTAGTGAACGTGTTGAAGGAAATTGggagaagaacaaaaataagaattaaaaataagaattaaaaataataagaaagacTTCAAGAAAATTGAGggtttcttcatcttcaccattttatttatttccttaagtttcttaaattcatttcttcttttgtttaaatttaatttctatctCTATTATTACTCCAATATTGCTTTTCCATTTGTATCATTGTGTCCATTTGTAAGCAAGTGGTTGTCATGAAGATTAGGTTAAACTAAGCATAGGACGTATGAATGTGTTACGAGTctatcttttataataaagaaGAATCGAAGACTACTGGATTTCAATGTCTAACTTAGATGTATAAATgttagttaaaatatttttgaaatatactTAGTTTGTACATTTGTAATTGttgataatgttttttttttttttaattccaagAAAGCAAACatggttaaattttaaataaaataacgttgaattactttttttaaaaaaaaattaaattcaaacaaaatagatttataaatattagttaatttacataaatgtaacataacacttaaatatttacgattcagataacaaaataagaaaatcttAGGTTTTGAATATTGTTGAAGGAGTTATGTACTTATTCACTTCTTCTTTGTGATTGTTTATGTCGGAAAGTTTCTCACCGTCGTTTAGAGTTTATTAtctgatcgtttaaatttaaagtcttttttctccattgtttaaaatgaaacTACATGATCATGTATCATGAGCTAAACCATTGTTTGAAACTGTagaacacgatcgtttaaaagGATATTACTCATGTGTGTGACTGATTATTTACTAGGGTATTTTAAATTGTGAGTTtgtgagcttttttttttctttttcaaaattgttctgtaaatattttacgatttatttatatttttgaaaaaaactccAATAATACATGTAGTTGATAAAAATGGGTACATTAATTTTTACCCAAATTAATGCAAAAgtctaattttataaaatttacaaataaaaaaactattgaaatttgaaacctAATCATGTAAGTAAATTCCCATTTCTAAAGAGAATTCCTAAATCAATATAGTCTATATTAccaaattatttgttatagaTTTGGTCTAAGACTTTATAGTTATAAAAATGGTTACCAGTAATTGTCATAACAAATGgagtatatataataaacgaTTTAACCctaattatttaactttatacaattaaataaaaagcaGTTTAGCTCAACCGacgtcaatttaaaaaaagatgatttctaaaataatattcttgtttttcaaaatttgattaaggATTAAAAACGACCAACTCTATagcaataatttaaaaaaatgaacttaatttagaaaattaaacgATTGCCAAACGACAGTAAAcactttttatcatttgagaCTCTAcgaagttaaaaaaaaagattgtttttacaaatataacaaaatcttacTATCTAGCTAGCTTTGTGATAGATTACGATATACTGTGTCTATCTATACGATCTAAAGTTAAAATCAAGAGAAACtctattataatttgataaaatgttgaGGAGATAGGAAAATGAGAAgaatagagaaattaaaaatggagtTTACACGTGAGGCATTCCACGATGATTCCCACGCCCCCCACGCCCCTTCCTTTCGCACTTATgtttcctatatatatatatgaatttaaagGCCATTGAAAAAGCCATATTCTAAAAagcaatttttatttgagagaaattgtcacaaacaaaatagtaaaataaattaaaatatctataagttatagtaaaattttgaattttatgagTAAAAGAAactgatagacttttatcactgtttatcaatgttattaattgaaacatgtttatcaatgtttattattgatagaatttgaaaattatacgatatgttataaatgttttgttaaatttactatttttcacgatatctatttttttttttgttctatgaaacaagtgtttatatatatatatatatataattgtatcaaaatgttatataatttgagCTATAACACAATAAATCATAGGAAATGGAGAGATTCAAAGGAAAATTGATAATACATTCATCAATGTGACCATCTCATTACATATTTGGTAGTTTAATTTGATGCATACAAGATGGACAGTAAGTTTATGAATATCACATCGAACAATAATTATGTGCATTCTGGAATACACTATCTCATATATTCTCCATTTTTCCAccacacaaaaaataaaattaaaaacagtaacttttaaaaaaataaaaaagtaacctcgtgttaaattttcaaaagttgcaCCAAAGTTTTTTACTACGCttttatttagtaaaattaCTAGTTGAGGAATGTTTGAAACGTATTCTTGAAAACCGAGAGACTAAACTaaccaatttaaaatattaggaACCAAATACACACATTCTTCAAAACTTAAGGACCGAAAggatagtatatatatatatatatatatatatatattcctt of the Cucumis sativus cultivar 9930 chromosome 3, Cucumber_9930_V3, whole genome shotgun sequence genome contains:
- the LOC101221278 gene encoding uncharacterized protein At2g24330, with the protein product MAEEKAAGEGEKKDSVADVGRKKKSRGIFSRLWNSIFRVRGDDFEKRLQHISKEEAAVLARLKRRSLTWRRMARNLIIFSVVFEIVAVCYAIITTRTVDLNWKMRAFRVLPMFLLPALSTLAYTAFLSFTRMCDRKDQKTLERLRAERQAKIDELKEKTNYYITQQLIQRYDPDPAAKAAAATVLASKMGADSGLKVRLGDESNPNVPSGKSNDVEFVQAGGGLRNRKQGHSRSSSTGSASLHHIEEEARRPAVSDAPHASEHNQLVVGHYNPQGPAVNDGGWLARIAALLVGEDPTQSYALICGNCHMHNGLVKKEDFPFITYYCPHCRVLNRSNQSEEQVSGHGSPPVGSIKPRSTSDPIVLTSNVDAETISEIQEAIEQTESANLISEEEKVRTDETT
- the LOC101221518 gene encoding guanine nucleotide-binding protein subunit gamma 2, whose protein sequence is MADELHQSDPPSSPSPSPPPPPLPPRQLAKEEQEEVNPEIKSKSRCKNNTFFGRHRITAAINRLQNEINIIKEELQQLENIGESSTVCAGFISSVESIPDPLLPETIGPTDVNWDQWFRGAHGSRNHRRWI